One segment of Neobacillus endophyticus DNA contains the following:
- the galE gene encoding UDP-glucose 4-epimerase GalE, with product MKNILVTGGAGYIGSHTVTELIDHGYSVVVADDLSTGSEAAIDSRAKFYKLDVTNQEAFSQIFEQESIDAVLHCAGKIIVSESMEKPLEYYDANVTGLKNVLEVLVKYKIDKIMFSSTASVYGNNCFDRKATEETPVAPVNPYAETKYAGERLIHWTASRFNMRYVIFRYFNVAGASLDSTNGLRVKNPTHIIPNANKTILGENHVLQIFGQDYDTKDGTCIRDYIHVLDLARAHVMGMDYLFEGQPSDLFNIGTEKGYSVTEIAQAVERVTKRKLNYIYVDRREGDPASVLADCSKVRSKLKWEPKYSLDDIILSDYNWRKNKNSI from the coding sequence ATGAAGAACATTTTAGTAACAGGCGGAGCAGGGTATATAGGCTCTCATACAGTAACAGAATTGATTGATCATGGCTATAGTGTAGTGGTTGCAGATGATTTGAGTACAGGGAGCGAAGCTGCAATTGATTCCAGGGCAAAATTTTATAAATTAGATGTAACAAATCAAGAAGCTTTTTCGCAAATATTTGAACAGGAATCGATTGATGCCGTATTGCATTGTGCAGGTAAAATTATTGTAAGTGAAAGTATGGAAAAGCCGTTAGAATATTACGATGCCAATGTTACAGGTTTAAAAAATGTATTAGAGGTATTAGTAAAATATAAGATTGATAAAATTATGTTTTCCTCTACGGCGTCTGTATACGGAAATAATTGTTTTGATCGAAAAGCGACAGAGGAAACACCGGTTGCGCCCGTCAATCCTTATGCAGAAACAAAATATGCGGGTGAAAGATTAATTCATTGGACTGCATCCCGCTTTAACATGCGATATGTTATTTTTAGATATTTCAATGTAGCAGGAGCTTCATTAGATTCTACAAACGGTTTAAGAGTAAAAAATCCTACGCATATCATTCCTAATGCGAATAAAACGATTTTGGGCGAAAATCATGTTTTGCAAATTTTTGGCCAGGACTATGATACAAAAGATGGAACATGTATAAGAGATTACATTCATGTTTTGGATTTAGCCAGAGCACATGTGATGGGGATGGATTACCTTTTTGAAGGGCAACCTTCCGATTTATTTAATATCGGTACAGAAAAGGGCTATTCCGTTACAGAGATTGCCCAAGCCGTTGAAAGAGTGACAAAAAGAAAATTGAATTACATTTATGTGGATCGACGAGAAGGGGATCCTGCAAGTGTACTAGCTGATTGTAGTAAAGTAAGAAGCAAACTGAAATGGGAACCTAAGTATAGCTTGGATGATATTATTCTTTCAGATTATAATTGGAGGAAAAATAAGAACAGTATTTAA
- a CDS encoding cupin domain-containing protein, with protein sequence MHSASDLLNSPSLNLSYDLKSSVYHQKNNQNYILQQTAEQFPVLENLSVFDVYLTKGNSVETHWHPNANELAYMIEGEAEFAVFNPNTKQLLRYRVKPPQTVYAPMGWFHWASSISDRTQLIAIFDHKSPEIALMSDVLRKVPPEVFQRIYGVNADQLAEVLKPINRSVIIGPPSQTDIRWRIGDQGNF encoded by the coding sequence ATGCATTCCGCCAGCGATCTATTAAATTCCCCTTCATTAAATTTATCATATGACTTAAAAAGTTCTGTATATCACCAGAAAAACAATCAAAACTATATTCTTCAGCAAACGGCTGAACAGTTTCCGGTTCTGGAAAACTTAAGCGTTTTTGATGTTTATTTGACTAAAGGAAATAGCGTGGAAACGCATTGGCACCCCAATGCAAATGAATTAGCCTATATGATAGAGGGTGAAGCTGAATTTGCCGTATTCAATCCAAATACAAAGCAGTTACTCAGATACCGGGTTAAGCCGCCTCAAACGGTTTATGCCCCAATGGGATGGTTTCACTGGGCAAGTTCAATATCGGATCGTACCCAGTTGATTGCCATTTTCGATCATAAGTCCCCTGAAATCGCCTTGATGTCTGACGTTTTGAGAAAGGTACCGCCAGAGGTATTTCAGAGAATTTATGGTGTGAATGCGGATCAGTTAGCTGAAGTGCTCAAACCGATTAACCGATCTGTTATTATTGGACCGCCTAGTCAAACCGATATACGGTGGCGTATTGGGGATCAAGGCAATTTTTGA
- a CDS encoding LysE family translocator, with translation MFHAATLLLFMGTAIILILIPGPDLLFTITQGMTNGRRAGITTALGLSLGNIVHTLAAALGLSLIIKTSVVLFTIFKSIGALYLFYLAYQSLKHRKEQMDLNAGKNSEGKGLFLKGLLMNIFNPKVAIFFLTFLPQFVNYKFESVPLQMCILGLIFIMLTAIIFSLFGYFSGVFRERLLKNPRFNEYLNIAATVIFIGLGLKLLTTAI, from the coding sequence ATGTTTCATGCAGCCACATTATTGCTTTTTATGGGTACTGCTATTATTTTAATTCTTATTCCTGGACCAGATCTGCTATTCACGATCACGCAAGGTATGACAAATGGAAGGAGAGCAGGGATTACCACGGCGTTGGGACTAAGTTTAGGTAACATTGTCCACACTTTAGCAGCTGCTCTGGGTTTATCACTTATTATTAAAACTTCCGTCGTCTTGTTTACGATATTTAAATCAATCGGGGCGCTCTATTTGTTCTATCTAGCTTATCAATCTTTAAAACATCGAAAGGAACAAATGGACCTTAACGCTGGAAAAAATAGTGAAGGGAAAGGGCTCTTTTTAAAAGGATTATTAATGAATATCTTCAATCCTAAAGTAGCAATTTTTTTTCTAACCTTTCTTCCTCAATTTGTGAATTATAAATTCGAATCTGTTCCCCTACAGATGTGCATTTTAGGTCTGATTTTTATTATGTTGACTGCCATTATTTTTAGTCTTTTCGGATATTTTTCAGGAGTTTTTCGTGAACGCTTATTGAAAAATCCGCGTTTCAACGAGTATTTGAACATCGCTGCGACGGTAATCTTTATAGGTTTGGGACTAAAACTTTTGACAACCGCCATATAA
- a CDS encoding SDR family oxidoreductase, whose protein sequence is MAMHLKNKVAIVTGGARGIGERVVEKLASEGANVVINYVNSSNQAEELVDRIHSEGGRAIAVQANISKISDIKKLFDSAIETFGKVDILINNAGIMINKPIDLVTEEDFDTQFLTNTKGTYFAIQEAFHRMEKGGRIINISTSINGHMFPAYSVYAGTKGAVEQFTRQLAKEFGPKQITINAIAPGPVATELFLNGKSDQQIEALSNMNAFRRLGTPEDVAGAIHLLLCEEASWITGQTLRVNGGYI, encoded by the coding sequence ATGGCCATGCATTTAAAAAATAAAGTCGCCATTGTTACTGGTGGTGCGCGTGGAATTGGTGAAAGGGTAGTTGAAAAATTAGCCTCTGAGGGAGCAAATGTAGTCATTAACTATGTAAATAGCTCAAACCAGGCTGAAGAACTAGTGGATCGTATTCATTCGGAAGGCGGTAGAGCCATTGCGGTTCAAGCAAATATCTCCAAAATAAGCGATATCAAAAAGTTGTTTGATTCTGCCATTGAAACGTTTGGAAAAGTAGACATATTAATCAACAATGCTGGCATTATGATTAATAAACCAATCGATCTAGTGACGGAAGAAGATTTTGATACTCAATTTTTAACCAATACGAAAGGAACTTATTTTGCTATACAAGAAGCTTTTCATCGTATGGAAAAAGGGGGACGAATTATCAACATTTCTACCTCTATAAATGGCCATATGTTCCCCGCATATAGCGTTTATGCTGGAACGAAAGGAGCCGTTGAACAATTCACACGTCAATTAGCGAAGGAATTTGGACCAAAGCAAATTACCATAAATGCGATTGCACCCGGACCAGTTGCTACCGAGTTATTTCTTAATGGTAAATCTGACCAACAAATTGAAGCGTTAAGTAATATGAACGCTTTTCGTCGGTTAGGTACTCCAGAAGATGTGGCAGGAGCTATTCATTTATTATTGTGCGAAGAAGCCTCTTGGATTACTGGACAAACTTTACGTGTCAACGGTGGATACATTTAA
- a CDS encoding MutS-related protein: MFYLYVIIVFTALIFIANLNFSYKRRKLILSLWDQNAKLASPINYHATFTHFYENSKGRSKDHYCVDDITWNDLNMTKIFEIINYTFTSVGEEMLYHRLKKAHEKYLFDEELIEKITEDKKYRIKLSFILSKLGKALHANSSQYIFGKPDYKVTKLYFILSVLPILGVITMFFSLQIGLLLTLLSTLVNVFIYYTNRSKNEVEFENLFYCLNVILASRKLAKLNHNADLLKRTNKLRRAPFISIVLLQDPSANNLLLQLFTLLKSIFLIDYFVFHYIINFLSKNSDIYELAWKNLGEFDCCYSIALWRKSLPYYCLPKYNTSKTFIVKDAYHPLLNKPVGNDFDFHKNVLLTGSNASGKSTFIKTIALNIILSQALNTSTSREITLTEGLVYSSMAMSDDIEKGQSYFLNEISALKRIFDIRDRNKDVFMYIFLDEVFKGTNTIERVAAAESVLNYLNDCNETRLMAATHDLELTHKLPPKYDNYHFREQIINDEIIFDYLIKVGPSKTKNAIELLRITEFPEKVYLDALRNSYELIN; this comes from the coding sequence ATGTTTTACCTTTACGTTATCATCGTTTTTACAGCACTAATTTTTATAGCTAATTTGAATTTTTCCTATAAAAGAAGAAAGTTAATTCTAAGTTTATGGGATCAAAATGCTAAGTTAGCCAGCCCCATAAATTATCATGCCACGTTTACACACTTTTATGAAAATAGTAAAGGACGCTCTAAGGATCATTATTGTGTAGATGATATCACGTGGAATGACCTAAACATGACGAAAATATTTGAAATCATTAATTATACCTTTACTTCTGTCGGAGAAGAAATGTTGTATCACAGGTTAAAAAAAGCGCATGAAAAATATTTGTTTGATGAAGAATTAATAGAAAAAATTACAGAGGATAAGAAATACAGGATTAAATTATCCTTTATTTTATCCAAATTGGGTAAAGCCCTACATGCAAACTCTTCCCAATATATTTTCGGCAAACCTGATTATAAAGTAACGAAACTATATTTTATCCTTAGTGTTCTTCCGATTCTTGGAGTGATTACGATGTTTTTTTCACTCCAAATTGGTCTATTACTAACCTTATTAAGCACATTAGTCAACGTCTTCATTTATTACACCAATCGTTCCAAAAATGAGGTAGAGTTTGAAAATTTATTCTATTGTTTAAATGTGATCCTCGCATCCAGGAAATTAGCAAAATTAAATCATAATGCTGATTTATTAAAACGAACAAACAAATTACGGAGGGCACCTTTTATTAGCATCGTATTATTACAAGATCCTAGTGCGAACAACTTATTACTTCAACTGTTCACATTGCTTAAATCGATATTTTTAATTGATTACTTTGTATTCCATTATATAATCAATTTTTTAAGCAAAAATAGTGATATATATGAACTGGCGTGGAAGAACCTAGGGGAGTTTGACTGTTGCTATTCCATTGCATTATGGAGAAAATCACTGCCATATTATTGCTTACCAAAATACAATACTAGTAAAACATTCATCGTAAAAGATGCCTACCATCCTTTATTAAACAAACCAGTAGGAAATGATTTTGACTTCCATAAAAACGTTCTTCTTACTGGTTCCAATGCTTCTGGGAAGTCTACATTTATCAAAACCATCGCACTTAATATCATTTTATCACAGGCTTTAAATACTAGTACCAGCAGGGAAATCACTTTAACCGAAGGATTAGTATATTCCTCCATGGCCATGTCCGATGATATTGAAAAAGGCCAAAGTTATTTCTTAAATGAAATTTCTGCACTAAAGAGAATATTTGATATTAGAGATCGCAATAAAGATGTATTTATGTACATATTTCTGGATGAGGTTTTTAAAGGGACCAATACCATTGAGCGGGTAGCTGCAGCGGAATCCGTATTAAATTATTTAAATGATTGTAACGAAACAAGGCTTATGGCAGCCACTCATGATTTAGAACTAACTCATAAATTGCCACCTAAGTATGATAACTATCATTTTAGAGAACAGATCATTAATGATGAAATTATTTTTGACTATTTAATTAAGGTTGGCCCTTCCAAAACAAAAAATGCGATTGAATTATTAAGGATTACAGAATTCCCAGAAAAGGTATATCTTGATGCGTTAAGGAATTCTTATGAACTTATTAATTAA
- a CDS encoding DUF523 domain-containing protein, with the protein MILVSSCLAGLEVRYNGTHCLNSKISKLVEENKAMTICPELLGGFSTPREPAEIIGGNGEDVLDGKARVVDQTGKDVTQLYLKGAFAALEKAKELHAHIVVLKENSPSCGSSKIYNGKFIGEKIEGMGVTSALLMRNGIKVISEEQFAETFL; encoded by the coding sequence ATGATATTGGTGAGTTCGTGCTTGGCGGGGTTAGAAGTAAGATATAATGGTACGCATTGTTTAAATAGTAAAATAAGTAAACTAGTAGAAGAAAATAAAGCTATGACCATATGTCCAGAATTACTTGGTGGTTTTTCAACTCCGAGAGAACCTGCGGAAATAATAGGGGGGAATGGGGAAGATGTGTTGGATGGCAAGGCCAGAGTAGTGGATCAAACAGGAAAAGATGTGACGCAACTTTACCTAAAAGGAGCATTTGCTGCACTCGAAAAAGCGAAAGAGTTACATGCACATATCGTCGTTCTCAAAGAGAACAGCCCATCCTGTGGAAGTTCAAAGATTTATAACGGCAAATTTATCGGAGAAAAAATCGAGGGGATGGGCGTTACCTCGGCTTTATTAATGAGAAATGGTATAAAAGTAATTTCTGAAGAACAATTTGCTGAAACCTTTCTTTAG
- a CDS encoding glycosyltransferase family 2 protein, which produces MHQFFVIIADIFQFIIFTVSIYQIIISLAGCRRKMEDKVDHPPQKSFAILVAAHNEEKVIAPLLENLINLDYPKELYEIFVICDNCTDQTAQIVKQYNVCAMERFDAVNKGKGYAMEWMLEKLWKRDRQHDAVVVFDADNLVSRNFLLEMNNNLVEGHRVIQSYLETKNPFDSWVSLSYAITYWFINRMWQEARHNWGMAATLSGTGMCFETNLLKELGWNATSLTEDVEFTAKCISNEIYPTWAKNAIVYDEKPITLMSSIRQRLRWMRGHTDCARRYMKPLILKAIQTKRFALFDAAMYLFQPIRFLFVAAVWVMSYLQVATPLYSQFALLKMVPDWAWFALNTALFLQFPLVMLMERRPWKAYLGLILFPVFQFTWFPITLVGLFTSKNKTWNHTIHTRSIRLEDMKG; this is translated from the coding sequence ATGCATCAGTTCTTCGTCATCATTGCGGATATATTTCAATTTATTATTTTTACAGTTAGTATCTATCAAATTATTATTAGTTTGGCAGGTTGTAGGAGAAAAATGGAGGACAAGGTGGATCATCCTCCCCAAAAATCATTTGCCATTTTAGTAGCTGCCCATAATGAAGAGAAGGTTATAGCGCCACTCTTAGAAAATCTTATAAACTTAGATTACCCAAAAGAGTTGTATGAAATCTTTGTCATCTGCGATAATTGTACAGATCAAACGGCACAAATTGTTAAGCAGTATAATGTGTGTGCAATGGAAAGATTTGATGCAGTCAATAAAGGCAAGGGTTATGCCATGGAATGGATGCTGGAGAAGCTATGGAAGAGAGATCGGCAGCATGATGCTGTGGTAGTCTTTGACGCAGACAATTTGGTCAGTAGAAACTTTCTGCTCGAAATGAATAATAATCTAGTAGAGGGACATCGAGTGATTCAAAGTTATTTAGAAACTAAAAATCCATTCGATTCTTGGGTTTCCCTGTCATATGCTATTACATACTGGTTTATTAACCGAATGTGGCAGGAAGCCAGGCATAATTGGGGGATGGCTGCTACCCTTTCCGGAACGGGAATGTGTTTTGAGACAAATTTGCTTAAGGAATTAGGATGGAATGCCACATCCCTAACAGAGGATGTGGAGTTCACTGCCAAATGTATAAGCAATGAGATCTATCCAACCTGGGCAAAAAATGCCATTGTCTATGATGAGAAGCCGATCACTCTTATGAGCTCTATCAGACAACGGCTGCGGTGGATGCGCGGGCATACCGATTGTGCAAGGAGATATATGAAGCCTCTTATTTTAAAGGCAATTCAAACAAAGCGGTTTGCACTGTTTGATGCAGCAATGTATTTGTTTCAACCGATTCGGTTTTTATTCGTTGCCGCTGTATGGGTGATGTCCTATTTGCAGGTTGCCACACCTTTATATTCTCAGTTTGCCCTGCTGAAAATGGTTCCAGACTGGGCTTGGTTTGCACTTAACACGGCATTGTTTCTGCAATTTCCGTTAGTCATGCTTATGGAAAGGAGACCATGGAAGGCGTATCTGGGGCTTATTCTTTTTCCTGTTTTCCAATTTACCTGGTTTCCAATCACTTTGGTGGGGTTGTTTACAAGTAAGAACAAAACCTGGAATCATACCATTCATACTCGTTCCATTCGATTAGAAGATATGAAAGGTTAA
- a CDS encoding DUF2334 domain-containing protein codes for MNRKFWKWFSVIIGTVMIVLAVLVYFVTYTGANIYPDANKKHVMIRLEDVGPGGEYNSLADLGKLRAVMEYLESQHIPFQVAVIPRRMSIGSDHIWQERGIDDPKPDAVVTAFIRLLQEAEQHHGVLGMHGYTHQYGDVAKADNSQNSGIGTEFNVKNAPETKEASYAEERITDSLSAFYKAGLHPAFWESPHYKDTREQEKVFRSYMGILYQPDLYSLRSLKDLNVYDTVNSYGQNSLGSVYVPAPYSYVTNGKSVDNILSKAAHSNGLASFYYHPFLEFPNLEPVTGKDGKPIVKDGLPEYRYKQTGQSSYLHRLVMGFKKEGYHWRSLFDIVPFTPAHRVTLPPDTKTNHIMLGDVTGSGYTDVVVREAHRIMVIPGNYLWPRNRPQEASEVWLKYTSLPEEQSFLTDINHDGKQDLIFYNKQNGDLKACLAGKGLFESPILLGKLPSGLASLQSFQNGEDHQLIATKKRQIILIRIVNNQLISNSLKTTLTAGSTFLVSGFQDSKHDGILSVSPKNHKVFILYNQGDNFTKPFLIKGIDIHSDDQILAGDTNGDGRSDIIVYSRKDGVWRVYENKGNGHFSPISNDFGPWAEGLNRSGFIADFDGNGKMDIGSYDEANHVLDVALSFRGPMPKSKGKK; via the coding sequence TTGAACAGGAAATTTTGGAAGTGGTTTAGTGTCATCATCGGAACAGTGATGATTGTTTTGGCGGTGTTGGTGTATTTTGTAACGTATACTGGAGCAAACATTTATCCTGATGCGAATAAAAAGCATGTCATGATTCGTCTGGAAGACGTCGGGCCAGGTGGTGAATATAATAGTTTAGCAGATTTGGGCAAGCTTCGGGCCGTTATGGAATACTTAGAGTCGCAGCATATCCCATTTCAAGTGGCGGTTATTCCAAGAAGAATGAGTATCGGTTCGGATCATATTTGGCAGGAACGAGGGATTGATGATCCAAAACCAGATGCTGTCGTAACGGCATTCATCAGGCTCCTTCAAGAAGCTGAACAACATCATGGTGTACTTGGAATGCACGGATATACCCATCAGTATGGAGATGTTGCAAAGGCCGACAATAGCCAAAACTCAGGGATTGGTACCGAATTTAATGTGAAAAATGCACCGGAAACGAAGGAAGCCTCATATGCAGAGGAGAGGATAACAGATAGTTTGTCTGCTTTCTATAAAGCTGGTCTCCATCCGGCCTTCTGGGAGTCTCCTCATTATAAGGACACACGTGAACAGGAGAAAGTATTCCGCTCCTATATGGGTATTCTCTATCAGCCGGATCTTTACTCCCTAAGATCCCTCAAGGATTTGAATGTCTATGATACTGTTAATTCGTATGGACAGAATAGCTTGGGTTCCGTCTATGTCCCGGCTCCGTATTCTTATGTAACCAATGGCAAATCAGTAGATAACATTCTTTCAAAGGCGGCGCACAGCAATGGACTAGCCTCTTTTTATTACCACCCATTCTTAGAGTTCCCTAATCTAGAGCCGGTGACTGGAAAAGATGGTAAACCTATAGTAAAGGATGGACTGCCTGAATATCGCTATAAACAAACAGGTCAGTCTTCCTATCTTCATAGGCTTGTCATGGGCTTCAAGAAAGAAGGGTATCATTGGAGGTCCTTATTTGATATTGTCCCGTTTACCCCTGCTCATCGTGTCACACTGCCGCCTGACACAAAAACAAATCATATCATGTTAGGAGATGTAACGGGCAGCGGATATACAGATGTGGTGGTGCGTGAGGCACATAGAATCATGGTGATCCCGGGGAACTATTTATGGCCGCGCAATCGACCTCAGGAAGCGAGTGAGGTTTGGTTAAAGTATACATCATTACCTGAGGAACAATCTTTTCTTACTGATATTAATCATGATGGTAAGCAGGATCTTATTTTTTACAATAAACAAAATGGTGACTTAAAAGCTTGTTTGGCAGGAAAAGGTTTATTTGAGTCCCCCATATTACTAGGAAAACTTCCAAGTGGGCTTGCGTCCCTTCAATCGTTTCAAAATGGGGAAGACCATCAACTTATCGCAACAAAAAAGAGACAGATTATTTTAATTCGTATCGTGAATAATCAACTGATTTCAAACAGTTTAAAAACGACCTTAACGGCGGGCTCAACCTTTCTAGTTAGTGGGTTCCAGGACAGTAAACACGATGGAATCCTTAGTGTTTCGCCTAAAAATCATAAAGTGTTTATTCTTTATAATCAAGGAGACAACTTCACCAAGCCCTTCCTCATTAAAGGCATTGACATTCATTCTGATGACCAGATCCTAGCTGGTGACACGAATGGAGATGGTAGAAGTGACATCATCGTATATTCAAGGAAAGATGGGGTTTGGAGGGTATATGAGAATAAGGGGAATGGTCATTTTTCTCCAATAAGCAACGACTTTGGCCCATGGGCGGAAGGATTAAATAGATCAGGATTCATTGCCGATTTTGATGGTAATGGGAAAATGGATATTGGATCGTATGATGAGGCAAACCATGTGTTGGATGTGGCCTTGTCTTTTCGAGGTCCAATGCCAAAATCGAAAGGAAAAAAATAA
- a CDS encoding transglycosylase domain-containing protein — protein sequence MSEETYRSREERKQAERTRQNQQKSNKSPKEGTLLKKVLLGCLIFVVVSIGISGVTFAEMMKDVPKLDPSKLVDPLSTKFYDRNGNFLYEYGKEKRTKITYAQVPKLLEHAFIATEDSHFYEHSGVDIKGTLRAIFENLTGHFGSQGGSTITQQVIKNSFLTPQKTIKRKVQEWDLAYQLEQKYSKHDILMMYLNKIYLGDGSYGVAAAAKTYYGIDANNLNKLTLPEAAMLAGLPQGPSIYDPSKPSNQKAATNRRNIVLSSMYKQGYITEKQMKDAMKVPVTAGLVPKNTQQGMPYEGFLDAAVKEVEAKLKNVDISTDGLSIYTTLDPKAQDYADKIMNTNTIISYPNANFQGAFVFLDTKTGEVRAIGSGRNDYQASFLGNNFAIDIKRQPGSSFKPIFDYGPAIENLKWSTAHQINDQETTYSNGQSISNWDHQFHGMLSIRTALQWSYNIPALLTLREVGLENAKSFAEQLGITFDNNKVYESYAIGSNTVNPLEMAGAYSAFGNNGVYNTPHFVQKVVFPDGSVVNFTPNPKRVMHDYTAYMVTDMLRTVVKSGTGITADVPGLDVAAKTGTTNFDDRTSAQYGYPSNATNDSWLVGYTPQYTMAVWTGYPKNGPGNYMLGSTTKISQLMFKAMMQTFGTDSSSFQQPSDVYRLNNELYIEGGNPNDIPQVPNNDNHFDDGGNNEDPKHLKDQLKQLQEQLKHQQQELKHKQKEQKHKHG from the coding sequence ATGTCAGAAGAAACCTATCGTTCTCGCGAGGAACGAAAACAAGCCGAAAGAACAAGACAAAACCAACAAAAAAGTAATAAATCTCCCAAAGAGGGAACCTTGTTGAAAAAAGTGCTGCTAGGCTGTTTGATCTTTGTTGTTGTTTCAATTGGTATAAGCGGAGTTACATTCGCTGAAATGATGAAGGATGTGCCTAAATTAGATCCTTCCAAACTAGTAGACCCACTTTCTACGAAATTTTATGATAGAAACGGGAACTTCCTCTATGAATATGGGAAAGAGAAGCGAACAAAAATCACGTATGCTCAAGTTCCAAAATTGTTGGAACATGCATTTATTGCTACGGAAGACTCCCATTTTTATGAACATAGTGGAGTTGATATTAAAGGGACGCTTAGAGCTATTTTTGAGAATCTAACAGGGCATTTTGGTTCCCAGGGTGGGAGCACCATTACACAGCAGGTAATCAAAAACTCATTTCTGACCCCTCAAAAAACGATAAAGCGAAAAGTGCAGGAATGGGACTTGGCCTATCAGCTGGAACAAAAATATTCAAAGCATGATATTTTAATGATGTATTTAAATAAGATTTATCTCGGAGACGGGTCTTATGGAGTGGCTGCTGCTGCAAAAACCTACTACGGGATTGATGCTAATAACTTAAATAAATTAACACTTCCGGAGGCAGCTATGTTAGCCGGGCTTCCACAAGGTCCAAGTATTTACGATCCGTCCAAGCCGTCAAACCAAAAAGCTGCAACCAATCGCCGGAATATTGTTTTAAGCTCTATGTATAAGCAAGGGTATATTACTGAAAAACAAATGAAGGATGCAATGAAAGTACCAGTTACAGCAGGGCTTGTGCCGAAGAACACGCAACAAGGGATGCCGTATGAAGGGTTCTTAGACGCAGCTGTTAAAGAAGTGGAAGCGAAGCTGAAGAATGTAGATATCAGCACGGATGGGTTATCCATTTACACTACCTTAGACCCAAAAGCTCAGGACTATGCGGACAAAATAATGAACACGAACACGATTATTTCTTATCCTAATGCTAATTTTCAAGGGGCTTTTGTGTTTTTAGATACAAAAACTGGAGAAGTTCGTGCCATTGGAAGTGGCCGAAACGACTATCAAGCTTCATTTCTAGGGAACAACTTTGCCATTGATATAAAACGGCAGCCTGGTTCTTCGTTTAAACCGATTTTTGATTATGGTCCAGCCATTGAGAATTTAAAATGGTCTACAGCTCACCAAATAAATGACCAAGAAACAACCTATTCAAATGGTCAATCTATTTCAAACTGGGATCATCAATTTCATGGAATGTTGTCTATTAGAACAGCTCTTCAATGGTCATATAATATTCCTGCCCTTCTTACGTTACGAGAAGTTGGGTTGGAAAATGCTAAAAGCTTCGCAGAGCAACTTGGGATTACCTTTGATAATAATAAGGTATATGAATCCTATGCAATCGGAAGTAATACGGTTAATCCTTTAGAGATGGCAGGGGCCTATAGTGCCTTTGGCAATAATGGAGTATACAATACACCGCATTTTGTCCAAAAAGTTGTCTTTCCTGATGGCTCGGTTGTTAATTTTACGCCTAATCCAAAACGTGTCATGCACGATTACACAGCCTATATGGTGACAGATATGTTACGTACAGTCGTAAAATCTGGTACCGGTATAACAGCAGATGTACCTGGGTTAGATGTTGCTGCAAAAACGGGTACAACAAATTTTGACGATAGAACTAGTGCGCAATATGGATACCCATCCAATGCGACGAATGATAGTTGGCTAGTTGGTTATACACCTCAATATACGATGGCTGTTTGGACCGGCTATCCAAAAAATGGTCCGGGAAACTATATGTTGGGGAGTACGACGAAAATCTCTCAATTAATGTTTAAAGCGATGATGCAGACATTCGGAACAGACAGTTCCAGCTTCCAGCAGCCAAGCGACGTATATAGATTGAATAATGAGTTGTATATCGAAGGTGGAAATCCAAATGATATCCCACAAGTTCCAAATAATGACAATCATTTTGATGATGGTGGAAACAATGAGGATCCTAAACATCTAAAAGACCAATTGAAGCAGCTACAAGAACAACTAAAGCATCAACAGCAAGAACTGAAACATAAACAAAAAGAGCAGAAACATAAACATGGTTAA
- a CDS encoding DUF2187 family protein translates to MKKAKINDQVRSNKGIIGIVKNVYDSSVTIKILKNPTGIDYENNVTVINHKNYEII, encoded by the coding sequence TTGAAAAAGGCTAAAATAAATGATCAGGTTCGTTCTAATAAAGGAATCATTGGGATTGTTAAAAACGTTTATGATAGTTCCGTTACGATTAAAATCCTTAAAAATCCAACAGGGATTGATTATGAAAATAACGTGACCGTGATCAATCATAAAAATTACGAAATTATCTAA